The sequence AAGTAAGCCAGAAATCCTAGTTTCAATCCTGTTTACGACAGGGTAGCAAGATGTGATGATCCCTTTCACAAAGCTTGTTCATTTGCTCCATGAtgttctttatttgttttttttttctttgcgatCCTAGAGACAACTGACAACTGTTGcgtcaatattaataatatccTATCATCACAAGACCATCCAAACAAGAGCTCAGGAGGACAGAAGTTCATGAAAATCGTTTCGTCACATTTCTGTATATTTCAGTCAAAATGTCACAAAGCTGAATTTTGATGAGCTCCCAgtgtctttcatctccccatcCCAGAGGAAGCTCCCTTCGGGGGGAGATAAGAGACGCTGTGAACGAGGTTGATGAGCTACTGACAAAGAAGACTGGCACGAGTAAACGTGTGGCCGTTTTCAATATGGCGGTCGTGaatgacttttttgttttcgttttggtCTTGTTACCGATGTGCAGAGGCAAACCGGTAAACGTAAACAGAACAATACCTATGGATAATAAAAACGAGACGAAACCCAAGAAAACATTAAACTTAATTGAAGATCATGTCAAGGGCTTGAAACTCGAGAGAGATGGACATGTCAATAAGGATTACCACCACGAAGCTTTCCTCGGAAAAATGGTCGAGGAAGGAACCTTATTATTCGATAACATGGAGGGTTATCGACGGCTTATTGATCTCTTTCACAAGGTAGACAAAGATGGAGATCACCTGGTGAGTAAGGCAGAGCTCACGGTTTGGATTCACGAGAAAATAAAAGAGCATATTGACGAAGCCAAAGCGAAGAATCATGAATTGTTCAAGGAAGTTGATCGTGATAGCGATGGATATGTTACATGGAAAGAATTCCAGAAAAAGCTGAAAGAAGATAACACAACGAATAACAATGCGGAACCTGAGTTAGGTGGGTCCATAATTTCCAAAATACACATAAAGCCTATTCGTGCATTGCATACATACGTGGTACTGTATCATTCTTGtggaagaataataattaagttTAAAAagatgaaacaataattattattattacttgaaAACGTACGGTCTTTGCTTTCTGGCAACACAGCTCTCCTTAATTTGTCAtaattaaagaagaaaaaaaaaagattaattttcatgttttgttaAGTTAATATGACCCCTAGTAAAACATACTGAAGTTATTTTCTCCCcaagtgaaaaaaatgacaactgcATGCCTCCATGGCTAGGTTATTATAATATGCCTGTCATTTCCAGGCTTTTAGGTTACAAACTTTTCTGGGGGAACATCCTCTCAGAGCCCCCTAGCAGGAGGGGCCTTGCAGCCCCGGAAGTGTTACAGCCACCGACTTAAAGCGAGTATGCCACCTACTTCACAACTTATTGAAACCCCAGGTAATCATGGTATTGAAGGGATATcttgttgaaaaataaaatctgaaacatttttcaacttgaaaaaaatcttttaaGTGCCTTCCATGAGGGTGAGAGTTGTAATAATTCCCAAAAACATAAATAAGATTAAGTACTTACACACTGTCAATTCATAGATGATGTAGAATAGCTCCATGCCTCTGAAAAACTGattacaaataattttgttagTGATacattttttcagttgtttgtaaTAAT is a genomic window of Acropora muricata isolate sample 2 chromosome 8, ASM3666990v1, whole genome shotgun sequence containing:
- the LOC136924593 gene encoding 45 kDa calcium-binding protein-like isoform X1, whose product is MSSQCLSSPHPRGSSLRGEIRDAVNEVDELLTKKTGTSKRVAVFNMAVVNDFFVFVLVLLPMCRGKPVNVNRTIPMDNKNETKPKKTLNLIEDHVKGLKLERDGHVNKDYHHEAFLGKMVEEGTLLFDNMEGYRRLIDLFHKVDKDGDHLVSKAELTVWIHEKIKEHIDEAKAKNHELFKEVDRDSDGYVTWKEFQKKLKEDNTTNNNAEPELDDLGNRVDEMTEQYGKFRRGDMNLDDRLQETEFLYVLHPEHNPQSIKDLVDDMIENFDRNHDKALTKSEFIQLPPGEVDSPEDAESDKEYIKEREEEFASMDDNGDGVVTQEELTKYLDPTHEQRAISEANYLITMADRDVDGYMSEKEMLMNYKLFTGSSMANYAGYLHDEF